The DNA sequence TCGTGCGGTTCCACCCGCAGACCACCCGGGCCGGGCACGACCGGCCGGACGCCGTGCCGGGCCGCCACGCCGCCCGCCCGCCGCTCGGCGCCGGTCCGGGCCGGTTGCCGGAGGAGATGACGGACCGCCCGCTGCGGTGGGGTGACGAGCGCATCCTGCGGCGGCTGGCCGACCAGGGGTTCGGCTGGGGGTACGACCCGGGCGCGCACCGGCCGCGGTACGGCCAGGAGCCGCCCTCGCGCGGCGGCGAGCCGTACCCGTTCGACGACGAGGCGATGGACGGCCCCTCGATGAAGGTGAGCGCGTCCGGGGAGATCGCCCGCCCGTTCGTCACCACGTCCCGGCGCACCCGGCCGCTGGAGGAGCGGCTGCGCATGGAGACCCTGCTGTCCTCGACCCCGGCCGCGCTCGAGGCCCCGCTCGCCTACGAGCACGCGCACATCGTCGAGCTGTGCCGCAGCCCGCAGTCAGTCGCGGAGATCGCCGCCGGGCTGCGGCTTCCGGTCGGGGTGGCGCGTGAGCTCATCGCCGACCTGGTGACCGAGCGGTTCCTGATCATCCACGCCCAGGTCGTCCTCGGCAAACGCCCGCCGCGGCAGCTCCTGGAACGTATCCGGGCCGGGGTCCGGGCGCTCTGAGCCGCACCGGCGCGCGGCCGGGCACGACGGCACGCCGTACCCCGGGCCGTTACCGGCGGCGGTGAACGGTTCGACCGTGACGACGGGGCGGCGCGCTCCGATCGGGCGTGACAGAGCCGCCGGCGCGCACCGCGCGGACCCGGCCGGGACGTGGGCGTGGTCGCGACGTGCTCAGGCCGTCATCGGCCGCGCCACAGATCTCTTCAACGACCGTTGAACGCGTCCCGGAGGCGGGAGAAGAAGCCCTGCTGGCCGGGGGCGAACTTGCCGGGCGGGTGCTCCTCGCCGCGCAGCTTGGCGAGCTGCCGGAGCAGCTCCTCCTGCTGGGAGTCGAGGCGGGTGGGGGTCTCGA is a window from the Thermopolyspora flexuosa genome containing:
- a CDS encoding DUF742 domain-containing protein; its protein translation is MPPQARPPHGDLLGGPSQGHRIAPGQALAGHRPPEGALPAPPPAWSGQVGAACPLPQTGNGPYGGPGSGGTGPSAHFPGPQAQGGDHAAVPPQARFAPPETGRHLLGPHVSPAAQADPASADRHATRPALQVSEPPPGRLAVPQTGYHVVRFHPQTTRAGHDRPDAVPGRHAARPPLGAGPGRLPEEMTDRPLRWGDERILRRLADQGFGWGYDPGAHRPRYGQEPPSRGGEPYPFDDEAMDGPSMKVSASGEIARPFVTTSRRTRPLEERLRMETLLSSTPAALEAPLAYEHAHIVELCRSPQSVAEIAAGLRLPVGVARELIADLVTERFLIIHAQVVLGKRPPRQLLERIRAGVRAL